In the Wyeomyia smithii strain HCP4-BCI-WySm-NY-G18 chromosome 2, ASM2978416v1, whole genome shotgun sequence genome, one interval contains:
- the LOC129722864 gene encoding uncharacterized protein LOC129722864, which produces MSNQRIAHVLATLLLLFHNSTSQFQQTVQPPSTLEPTTTVEVTSSVQVTSSDQVTSTTPVTSTAESPTVTTTENSNTYDPNVCSTGGSRAVCVDCKKISVCLNNRALPAKNCPVATPYCVDSELGGYCSDSPDPGRTQCQEKFQCTAEGYFPDPFNCHYFVLCDSNLKGYRHDCMPGYIYSVKTNDCRRQIFPSDCETLDCSKSNGVWGYYGRSKQFYGYCYESSSGSNEVAMFKCGDGSEFDGFQCQFRCRSEGRFADSVNRNRYFECYYVGFKLTARVKTCPAGMEFDDGRRFCVAK; this is translated from the exons ATGAGCAACCAACGAATCGCACACGTTTTGGCAACTTTGCTTCTCCTTTTCCACAATTCCACTAGTCAATTTCAACAAACGGTACAGCCACCTTCCACACTAGAGCCAACCACCACGGTAGAGGTAACATCGTCGGTACAGGTGACTTCGTCTGACCAGGTGACTTCCACGACTCCGGTAACATCAACAGCAGAGTCTCCCACGGTGACgacaacagaaaacagtaataCATACGATCCGAATGTTTGCTCAACCGGTGGCAGTCGTGCAGTTTGTGTGGATTGCAAGAAAATATCCGTATGTCTGAATAATCGTGCACTACCGGCGAAGAATTGTCCCGTAGCAACTCCGTACTGCGTTGATTCTGAACTCGGCGGCTACTGTTCCGATTCTCCTGATCCGGGACGTACTCAGTGTCAGGAAAAGTTCCAATGTACCGCGGAAGGCTATTTTCCTG ATCCCTTCAATTGTCATTATTTCGTTCTTTGCGACTCGAACTTGAAAGGATACCGACACGACTGTATGCCAGGATATATTTACAGCGTGAAAACCAACGATTGCCGGAGGCAGATTTTCCCCTCCGATTGCGAAACACTGGACTGCTCGAAGTCGAATGGCGTTTGGGGATACTACGGTAGAAGCAAGCAGTTCTACGGCTATTGCTACGAATCTAGTAGTGGTAGCAACGAGGTCGCAATGTTCAAGTGCGGTGATGGTTCCGAATTTGATGGTTTCCAGTgtcagtttaggtgtaggagCGAAGGAAGATTTGCCGATTCCGTGAACAGAAATCGTTACTTTGAGTGCTACTATGTTGGTTTCAAGCTGACGGCTCGGGTGAAAACGTGTCCCGCAGGAATGGAGTTCGATGATGGCAGGAGGTTTTGTGTTGCCAAATAA